In a single window of the Gossypium hirsutum isolate 1008001.06 chromosome A13, Gossypium_hirsutum_v2.1, whole genome shotgun sequence genome:
- the LOC107945399 gene encoding protein NRT1/ PTR FAMILY 7.1 isoform X2 encodes MDAIEHSTDEIEKKADEEIISFGKIESGNENQHSPGKRKKCGGWELASLLLVNQGLATLAFFGVGVNLVLFLTRVLDQDSAVAANNVSKWTGTVYLCSLIGAFLSDSYWGRYFTCAIFQLILVLGLGLLSFASWFFLISPTGCGDGMKLCNTPSSVGVVMFYLSIYLIALGYGGHQPTVATLGADQFDDSNPNAVISKAAFFSSFYFALNVGSLFSNTILVYYEDSGKWTLGFLVSFGAAIIALLLYLSGTSRYRYVKASGNPLPRVAQVFVAAYRKWGVTPATVDALYEVEGTESAIKGSRKILHSNDFKFLDKAATITSMDLRGPNNPWKLCTVTQVEEAKCVLKMLPIWLCTIIYSVIFTQMASLFVEQGDVMASKLKNFRIPAASMSAFDICSVLIWTGVYRHVVVPVSRSLTGNPKGLTEMQRMGTGLIIGMIAMVAAGVTEIQRLKSVSPGSKKSSLSIFWQVPQYVLVGASEVFMYVGQLEFFNGQAPDGIKSFGSSLCMASMSLGNYVSSLLINIVMEVTTRDGGPGWIPDDLNDGRMDRFYFLIAGLTAVDFIIYVYCAKWYNGINLDTSENVIQSEEQRKEVLASLMS; translated from the exons ATGGATGCTATTGAGCACTCTACcgatgagattgaaaaaaag GCTGATGAAGAAATTATTAGCTTTGGAAAAATAGAATCTGGGAATGAAAATCAGCATTCACCTGGAAAGAGGAAAAAATGTGGAGGATGGGAATTAGCAAGTCTCTTGCTAG TGAATCAAGGCCTAGCGACATTAGCTTTCTTTGGGGTAGGGGTGAACTTGGTGCTGTTCTTAACCAGGGTACTCGACCAAGATAGCGCCGTAGCGGCCAATAATGTTAGTAAATGGACCGGGACGGTTTACTTATGCTCGTTGATCGGAGCGTTCCTCAGCGATTCGTATTGGGGTCGTTACTTCACATGTGCTATCTTTCAGCTAATACTCGTACTG GGTTTGGGGCTATTGTCATTTGCTTCATGGTTTTTTCTGATAAGTCCTACTGGTTGTGGTGATGGGATGAAACTTTGCAACACTCCGTCATCGGTTGGGGTCGTTATGTTTTACTTATCGATATATCTTATAGCGCTCGGGTATGGTGGGCATCAACCGACCGTGGCTACGCTCGGAGCGGACCAGTTCGACGATTCAAACCCGAACGCAGTTATATCGAAAGCCGCATTCTTTAGTTCCTTTTACTTTGCACTTAATGTAGGCTCTCTATTTTCAAACACTATACTGGTTTACTATGAAGATTCAGGGAAATGGACATTAGGCTTCTTGGTTTCTTTTGGGGCAGCAATCATAGCACTATTGTTGTATTTATCGGGGACATCGAGATATAGGTACGTAAAAGCAAGCGGAAACCCGTTGCCACGCGTTGCACAAGTATTCGTCGCTGCATATCGGAAATGGGGCGTCACACCTGCTACCGTTGATGCCTTGTACGAAGTCGAAGGAACTGAATCCGCAATCAAAGGAAGCCGAAAAATACTCCATAGCAACGATTTTAA GTTCCTCGACAAGGCGGCTACGATAACCTCGATGGATTTGCGTGGACCGAACAATCCATGGAAGCTTTGCACTGTAACTCAAGTCGAAGAAGCTAAATGCGTCCTAAAAATGTTACCGATTTGGCTTTGTACGATAATTTACTCCGTCATTTTCACCCAAATGGCATCCCTTTTCGTCGAGCAAGGTGATGTAATGGCTTCCAAACTTAAAAACTTCCGTATCCCGGCTGCAAGCATGTCGGCTTTCGATATTTGCAGCGTTCTCATTTGGACCGGGGTCTACCGACACGTAGTTGTGCCCGTGTCTCGATCATTAACCGGTAACCCCAAAGGATTAACCGAGATGCAACGAATGGGGACCGGACTCATCATTGGAATGATTGCGATGGTTGCAGCCGGTGTCACTGAGATTCAACGGCTCAAATCCGTGTCTCCCGGTTCGAAAAAAAGTTCATTGAGCATATTTTGGCAAGTTCCACAATATGTTTTAGTTGGTGCATCTGAAGTTTTCATGTATGTTGGCCAATTAGAGTTCTTTAATGGACAAGCCCCTGATGGTATTAAAAGCTTTGGTAGCTCACTTTGCATGGCATCAATGTCACTTGGCAACTATGTTAGTAGCTTGTTAATTAACATAGTTATGGAGGTCACAACCCGAGATGGCGGTCCCGGGTGGATTCCCGACGACCTCAATGATGGCCGTATGGACCGGTTTTACTTCCTTATCGCCGGTTTAACCGCGGTGGATTTCATAATCTATGTGTATTGTGCCAAATGGTACAATGGCATCAACCTTGACACTAGTGAGAACGTAATTCAATCGGAAGAACAACGAAAGGAGGTGCTCGCAAGTTTAATGTCTTAG
- the LOC107945399 gene encoding protein NRT1/ PTR FAMILY 7.1 isoform X1 — MADIESSTDEIERKKKLSMDAIEHSTDEIEKKADEEIISFGKIESGNENQHSPGKRKKCGGWELASLLLVNQGLATLAFFGVGVNLVLFLTRVLDQDSAVAANNVSKWTGTVYLCSLIGAFLSDSYWGRYFTCAIFQLILVLGLGLLSFASWFFLISPTGCGDGMKLCNTPSSVGVVMFYLSIYLIALGYGGHQPTVATLGADQFDDSNPNAVISKAAFFSSFYFALNVGSLFSNTILVYYEDSGKWTLGFLVSFGAAIIALLLYLSGTSRYRYVKASGNPLPRVAQVFVAAYRKWGVTPATVDALYEVEGTESAIKGSRKILHSNDFKFLDKAATITSMDLRGPNNPWKLCTVTQVEEAKCVLKMLPIWLCTIIYSVIFTQMASLFVEQGDVMASKLKNFRIPAASMSAFDICSVLIWTGVYRHVVVPVSRSLTGNPKGLTEMQRMGTGLIIGMIAMVAAGVTEIQRLKSVSPGSKKSSLSIFWQVPQYVLVGASEVFMYVGQLEFFNGQAPDGIKSFGSSLCMASMSLGNYVSSLLINIVMEVTTRDGGPGWIPDDLNDGRMDRFYFLIAGLTAVDFIIYVYCAKWYNGINLDTSENVIQSEEQRKEVLASLMS, encoded by the exons ATGGCTGATATTGAGTCCTCTACCGATGAGATTGAAAGAAAG AAGAAATTATCAATGGATGCTATTGAGCACTCTACcgatgagattgaaaaaaag GCTGATGAAGAAATTATTAGCTTTGGAAAAATAGAATCTGGGAATGAAAATCAGCATTCACCTGGAAAGAGGAAAAAATGTGGAGGATGGGAATTAGCAAGTCTCTTGCTAG TGAATCAAGGCCTAGCGACATTAGCTTTCTTTGGGGTAGGGGTGAACTTGGTGCTGTTCTTAACCAGGGTACTCGACCAAGATAGCGCCGTAGCGGCCAATAATGTTAGTAAATGGACCGGGACGGTTTACTTATGCTCGTTGATCGGAGCGTTCCTCAGCGATTCGTATTGGGGTCGTTACTTCACATGTGCTATCTTTCAGCTAATACTCGTACTG GGTTTGGGGCTATTGTCATTTGCTTCATGGTTTTTTCTGATAAGTCCTACTGGTTGTGGTGATGGGATGAAACTTTGCAACACTCCGTCATCGGTTGGGGTCGTTATGTTTTACTTATCGATATATCTTATAGCGCTCGGGTATGGTGGGCATCAACCGACCGTGGCTACGCTCGGAGCGGACCAGTTCGACGATTCAAACCCGAACGCAGTTATATCGAAAGCCGCATTCTTTAGTTCCTTTTACTTTGCACTTAATGTAGGCTCTCTATTTTCAAACACTATACTGGTTTACTATGAAGATTCAGGGAAATGGACATTAGGCTTCTTGGTTTCTTTTGGGGCAGCAATCATAGCACTATTGTTGTATTTATCGGGGACATCGAGATATAGGTACGTAAAAGCAAGCGGAAACCCGTTGCCACGCGTTGCACAAGTATTCGTCGCTGCATATCGGAAATGGGGCGTCACACCTGCTACCGTTGATGCCTTGTACGAAGTCGAAGGAACTGAATCCGCAATCAAAGGAAGCCGAAAAATACTCCATAGCAACGATTTTAA GTTCCTCGACAAGGCGGCTACGATAACCTCGATGGATTTGCGTGGACCGAACAATCCATGGAAGCTTTGCACTGTAACTCAAGTCGAAGAAGCTAAATGCGTCCTAAAAATGTTACCGATTTGGCTTTGTACGATAATTTACTCCGTCATTTTCACCCAAATGGCATCCCTTTTCGTCGAGCAAGGTGATGTAATGGCTTCCAAACTTAAAAACTTCCGTATCCCGGCTGCAAGCATGTCGGCTTTCGATATTTGCAGCGTTCTCATTTGGACCGGGGTCTACCGACACGTAGTTGTGCCCGTGTCTCGATCATTAACCGGTAACCCCAAAGGATTAACCGAGATGCAACGAATGGGGACCGGACTCATCATTGGAATGATTGCGATGGTTGCAGCCGGTGTCACTGAGATTCAACGGCTCAAATCCGTGTCTCCCGGTTCGAAAAAAAGTTCATTGAGCATATTTTGGCAAGTTCCACAATATGTTTTAGTTGGTGCATCTGAAGTTTTCATGTATGTTGGCCAATTAGAGTTCTTTAATGGACAAGCCCCTGATGGTATTAAAAGCTTTGGTAGCTCACTTTGCATGGCATCAATGTCACTTGGCAACTATGTTAGTAGCTTGTTAATTAACATAGTTATGGAGGTCACAACCCGAGATGGCGGTCCCGGGTGGATTCCCGACGACCTCAATGATGGCCGTATGGACCGGTTTTACTTCCTTATCGCCGGTTTAACCGCGGTGGATTTCATAATCTATGTGTATTGTGCCAAATGGTACAATGGCATCAACCTTGACACTAGTGAGAACGTAATTCAATCGGAAGAACAACGAAAGGAGGTGCTCGCAAGTTTAATGTCTTAG
- the LOC121212368 gene encoding AP2/ERF and B3 domain-containing transcription factor At1g50680, with amino-acid sequence MVEDDSSIVLNTKQTVLAAETSDSGNSGYKFRPGKRSRYDQIGSLPKFKGVVPQQNGHWGAQIYANHQRIWLGTFKSENEAAMAYDSAAVKLRSGDSHRNFPWTEQNIQESDFQSLYSTEDVLNMIRDGSYQAKFEDFVKILSKRNGKLNTGSNVNKKLVHGDKQFSCMQLFQKELTPSDVGKLNRLVIPKKYAVKYFPHICETDRQVSAAGGGGVEDIELVFYDKLMVTWKFRYCYWKSSQSFVFTRGWSRFVKEKKLNENDTVTFYSCECSGEDQNGKSFFLIDVNYNGENGLGSSAAAVEEEDRRDDDLAVELELNLGSTIKSYCKKAIEGLENGGRNVKQKSVTLFGVQIN; translated from the coding sequence ATGGTGGAAGATGATTCAAGCATTGTTTTAAACACAAAACAGACTGTTTTAGCAGCAGAAACATCGGATTCCGGCAACAGCGGTTACAAATTCCGGCCCGGAAAACGTTCCCGGTACGACCAGATTGGTTCCTTACCAAAGTTCAAAGGTGTTGTCCCACAACAAAATGGTCATTGGGGTGCACAAATATACGCCAACCATCAACGTATATGGCTCGGTACATTCAAGTCTGAAAACGAAGCTGCCATGGCATACGACAGCGCCGCCGTTAAACTCCGAAGCGGCGATTCTCACCGGAATTTCCCTTGGACCGAACAAAACATCCAAGAATCTGATTTTCAAAGCCTTTATTCAACTGAAGATGTTCTTAATATGATCAGAGATGGTTCATATCAAGCCAAATTTGAAGATTTCgtcaaaattttatcaaaaagaaATGGGAAATTAAATACAGGCAGCAACGTAAACAAGAAACTTGTTCATGGTGATAAACAATTTTCATGCATGCAATTGTTTCAAAAAGAATTAACACCTAGTGATGTAGGTAAGCTTAATAGGTTAGTAATCCCAAAAAAATACGCCGTTAAATACTTCCCTCACATCTGTGAAACCGACCGACAAGTTTCCGCCGCTGGTGGTGGCGGCGTTGAAGACATTGAGCTTGTTTTTTACGACAAGTTAATGGTGACATGGAAGTTTCGTTACTGTTACTGGAAGAGTAGTCAAAGCTTTGTTTTTACAAGGGGATGGAGCAGGTTTGTGAAAGAGAAGAAGCTTAATGAAAATGATACTGTTACTTTTTATTCATGTGAATGCTCCGGTGAGGATCAAAATGGGAAGAGTTTTTTTCTTATTGATGTGAATTATAATGGTGAAAATGGGTTGGGATCGTCAGCGGCGGCGGTGGAGGAGGAGGACCGTCGTGATGATGATTTGGCGGTGGAGTTAGAGTTGAATTTGGGGTCGACGATCAAGAGTTATTGTAAAAAAGCTATTGAAGGACTTGAAAATGGTGGACGTAATGTAAAGCAGAAAAGTGTTACCCTTTTTGGAGTACAAATTAATTGA